One region of Bacillus zhangzhouensis genomic DNA includes:
- a CDS encoding flagellar brake domain-containing protein produces MLQIGDAITIEYVNENKEVKTAKSKVLENNNDDICIHYPADKETGRTIYLNQQTKITVFFFDENQIPYKCTSEVIGKRKEDIPMIVIAIPPKEEMIRLQRREYLRVNTMVKATIMQTDEEAFDTFIVNMSAGSVAIAVPEGVSLKEYGEVVTEFELPLKEPVKIKALAEMNRVYQDEQSGKTRAIMEFSEITNDQQQHIMKYCFQQQLLTRVKKA; encoded by the coding sequence ATGTTACAAATAGGGGATGCAATCACAATTGAGTATGTCAATGAGAATAAAGAAGTGAAAACAGCAAAATCGAAGGTTTTGGAAAATAACAACGATGATATTTGTATTCATTATCCAGCTGATAAAGAAACGGGCCGCACCATCTACTTAAACCAGCAAACAAAAATAACTGTCTTCTTTTTTGACGAAAACCAAATTCCATACAAATGTACAAGCGAGGTCATCGGAAAAAGAAAAGAAGATATTCCGATGATTGTTATTGCCATTCCGCCAAAAGAAGAAATGATCCGGCTTCAGCGAAGAGAATATCTGAGAGTAAATACGATGGTCAAAGCCACCATCATGCAAACGGATGAAGAGGCCTTTGATACATTTATAGTGAATATGAGTGCTGGCAGTGTAGCAATTGCTGTTCCTGAAGGTGTGTCATTGAAAGAATATGGAGAAGTGGTCACAGAGTTTGAACTTCCTCTGAAAGAGCCCGTTAAAATTAAAGCGCTTGCAGAGATGAATCGAGTATATCAAGATGAACAGTCTGGCAAAACAAGAGCGATCATGGAGTTTTCAGAGATCACAAATGACCAGCAGCAGCACATCATGAAATACTGCTTCCAGCAGCAGCTTTTAACACGTGTGAAAAAAGCATAA
- the ypeB gene encoding germination protein YpeB: MIRGILIAILGIAVISTGYWGYKEHQEKDAVLLHAENNYQRAFHDLTYQVDQLHDKLGATLAMNSQTSISPALADVWRMSSEAHNNVSQLPLTLMPFNKTEEFLANVGDFSYKSSVKSLSDEPLNKDTHKTITALYNQASDIQNELRQVQHLVLNQNLKWMDVEMALADGDRKNDNTIIDGLKTVERNADAFADVDLGPTNVSTEKETQGYNHLKGDKISKKEAIRIAQQFTPDHNQQFKVRKSGSKTNRDVYSLSMSDPDSHANFYLDLTEKGGHPVYLLQNRDVKKQKISLNDASEKALSFLKKQGFDTESFHLDESAQFDNIGVFTYVPLQKNVLLYPDSIRMKVALDDGEVVGFSAKDYLTNHKTRDIKAPKISQKEAEKTLNQHVKIEDTHVAIVQNDMSEEVLCYEFLGTIKNDTYRMFINADTGKEERVDKLKNAEPIYKDL; this comes from the coding sequence ATGATCAGAGGAATATTGATTGCTATTTTAGGAATTGCTGTCATCTCAACAGGTTATTGGGGCTATAAAGAACATCAAGAAAAAGACGCAGTGCTACTTCATGCTGAGAACAACTACCAGAGAGCTTTTCACGATTTAACGTATCAGGTGGATCAGCTGCATGACAAACTGGGCGCAACTCTTGCGATGAACAGCCAAACATCCATCTCACCAGCACTTGCAGATGTATGGAGAATGTCATCAGAAGCGCATAACAATGTCAGTCAGCTCCCGCTCACATTGATGCCTTTTAATAAAACGGAAGAATTTCTGGCGAATGTCGGAGATTTTAGCTACAAATCATCGGTCAAATCTTTATCAGATGAACCATTAAATAAAGATACACACAAAACCATTACAGCCCTATATAATCAAGCGTCAGATATCCAAAACGAACTTAGACAAGTGCAGCACCTCGTACTTAATCAAAACTTAAAATGGATGGATGTTGAAATGGCGCTGGCTGACGGCGATCGAAAGAACGACAACACCATCATTGACGGGTTGAAAACAGTCGAGAGAAATGCAGATGCATTTGCAGATGTCGATCTTGGGCCTACAAATGTGTCGACAGAAAAAGAAACACAAGGCTACAATCATTTAAAAGGCGATAAGATTTCAAAAAAAGAAGCGATCCGAATTGCACAGCAATTCACACCCGACCATAACCAACAGTTTAAAGTGAGAAAAAGCGGCAGCAAAACCAACCGCGACGTGTACAGCTTATCGATGTCTGATCCAGACAGCCATGCAAACTTTTATTTAGACTTGACTGAAAAAGGAGGACACCCAGTCTACCTTCTTCAGAATCGTGACGTGAAAAAACAAAAAATCAGTTTAAATGATGCATCAGAAAAAGCACTCAGCTTTTTAAAGAAACAAGGATTTGACACGGAATCGTTCCATTTAGATGAAAGTGCACAATTTGATAATATTGGTGTATTTACCTATGTGCCTCTTCAAAAAAATGTTCTGCTTTATCCAGATAGTATACGCATGAAAGTCGCATTGGACGATGGCGAGGTTGTTGGGTTTTCAGCGAAGGACTACTTGACAAATCATAAAACAAGGGACATCAAAGCACCTAAAATCTCGCAAAAAGAAGCGGAGAAAACATTGAATCAGCATGTAAAGATCGAAGATACTCATGTAGCGATTGTCCAAAATGATATGTCAGAGGAAGTTCTGTGTTATGAGTTCCTCGGAACGATAAAAAACGATACGTATCGCATGTTCATTAATGCAGATACTGGAAAAGAAGAGCGGGTAGATAAACTGAAAAACGCAGAACCTATATATAAAGACCTATAG